A genomic stretch from Deinococcus aquiradiocola includes:
- a CDS encoding extracellular solute-binding protein, whose product MKNALLSLSLSLLAAATLSTSHAQAKVTLTVGVFPDLDSVVKAAIPGFNKKFPNIEIKINSLAYGDHHNALTTALATGSGANDVEAIDFGYVAKFAEGGGLVDISKAPYSAGQYRSKFVNYTFPQAITDDGRMVAMPTDIGPGSMFYRTDYLKKAGVSAADLNRSWDSYVTAGKKIVSANPGTFLIPDASEVAQIIIRTGLASGEGLYFDKNNKVLVSPTSPRFVQAFTVAKAIRDAKLDARAGAAFSSDWTTAFQKGNLATEVSGAWLVGHMQNWLAKDFSGKWASQQLPGKSFTSYGGSFYGIPNQSQHKAEAWELIKYLTTDPAQQILAFKTTGAFPALKAAQTAPLFNEGVPYLANQKARLVWRTAANNIKPIDVNRLDPVADQIVADALSAVLDGSKTVPQALTDAQGLIARRAR is encoded by the coding sequence ATGAAGAACGCACTGCTGTCCCTGTCCCTCTCCCTGCTGGCCGCCGCCACGCTCTCCACCAGCCACGCCCAGGCCAAAGTCACCCTGACGGTCGGCGTCTTCCCTGACCTCGACAGTGTCGTCAAGGCCGCCATCCCCGGCTTCAACAAGAAGTTCCCCAACATCGAGATCAAGATCAATTCCCTCGCGTATGGCGACCACCACAACGCCCTGACCACCGCCCTCGCCACCGGCAGCGGCGCCAACGACGTCGAAGCGATCGACTTCGGCTACGTCGCCAAGTTCGCCGAGGGCGGCGGCCTCGTCGACATCAGCAAGGCGCCCTACAGCGCCGGACAATACCGCAGCAAGTTCGTGAACTACACCTTCCCGCAGGCCATCACCGACGACGGCCGTATGGTCGCCATGCCCACCGACATCGGCCCCGGCTCGATGTTCTACCGCACCGACTACCTCAAGAAGGCCGGCGTGAGCGCCGCCGACCTCAACCGCAGCTGGGACTCCTACGTCACCGCCGGCAAGAAGATCGTCTCCGCGAACCCCGGAACCTTCCTGATTCCCGACGCTTCCGAAGTCGCGCAGATCATCATCCGCACCGGCCTCGCGAGCGGTGAGGGCCTGTACTTCGACAAGAACAACAAGGTCCTCGTGAGCCCCACCAGTCCGCGCTTCGTGCAGGCCTTCACGGTCGCCAAGGCCATCCGTGACGCCAAGCTCGACGCCCGCGCCGGTGCGGCCTTCAGCAGCGACTGGACCACCGCCTTCCAGAAAGGCAACCTCGCCACCGAAGTGAGCGGCGCGTGGCTCGTCGGCCACATGCAGAACTGGCTCGCCAAGGACTTCAGCGGCAAGTGGGCTTCCCAGCAGCTGCCCGGCAAGAGCTTCACCAGCTACGGCGGGTCCTTCTACGGCATCCCCAACCAGAGCCAGCACAAGGCCGAAGCGTGGGAACTCATCAAGTACCTCACGACCGATCCCGCCCAGCAGATCCTGGCCTTCAAGACGACCGGCGCCTTCCCGGCCCTCAAGGCCGCGCAGACCGCCCCGCTCTTCAACGAGGGCGTCCCGTACCTCGCCAACCAGAAGGCCCGCCTCGTGTGGCGCACCGCCGCCAACAACATCAAGCCCATCGACGTGAACCGCCTCGACCCGGTCGCCGACCAGATCGTCGCCGACGCGCTGAGTGCCGTGCTCGACGGCAGCAAGACCGTCCCGCAGGCCCTCACGGACGCCCAGGGCCTCATCGCCCGCCGCGCCCGCTAA
- a CDS encoding carbohydrate ABC transporter permease — translation MQASATAPPRPKRSPAERWESFQRRYAPYIFISPFFILFLVFGLFPIVFSLYLSFHSWQPAAGLGSMKFIGWRNFTDNLTDPTFWQSLRNTGILALESGVPQHLIAIPLAFAIHTSLKRVQGLVTALYFLPYITSVVAVSVIFVTLFSWQYGVLNVVLTGLHHLPLIGGLFPAEKINWLGNRDFVQPAVASVVVWRYVGWNTVLYLSGIQAIPSDLYEAASVDGATTGQQFRYITLPLLRPIMFVAITLTLIGNLQLFEEPYIIAGDSGGIGSVALTTVMYMYRTYNFYGDAGLAAAMSWLLFILIGALTLVNNRIFGKSRLSGSD, via the coding sequence ATGCAAGCGAGCGCCACCGCCCCACCCCGCCCGAAACGCAGTCCCGCCGAACGCTGGGAGTCCTTCCAGCGCCGCTACGCGCCGTACATCTTCATCAGCCCCTTCTTCATCCTGTTCCTGGTGTTCGGCCTGTTCCCGATCGTGTTCTCGCTGTACCTGTCCTTCCACAGCTGGCAGCCCGCCGCGGGCCTCGGCAGCATGAAGTTCATCGGGTGGCGGAACTTCACGGACAACCTCACGGACCCCACCTTCTGGCAGTCGCTGCGCAACACCGGCATCCTCGCGCTGGAGTCCGGCGTGCCGCAGCACCTGATCGCCATTCCGCTCGCCTTCGCGATCCACACCAGCCTCAAGCGCGTGCAGGGCCTCGTGACGGCGCTGTACTTCCTGCCGTACATCACGTCGGTCGTCGCGGTGTCCGTCATCTTCGTGACACTGTTCAGCTGGCAGTACGGCGTGCTGAACGTCGTCCTGACCGGCCTGCACCACCTGCCGCTCATCGGCGGCCTGTTCCCCGCCGAGAAGATCAACTGGCTCGGCAACCGCGATTTCGTGCAGCCTGCCGTGGCGAGCGTCGTCGTGTGGCGCTACGTCGGCTGGAACACCGTGCTGTACCTGTCCGGCATTCAGGCCATCCCGTCGGACCTGTACGAGGCGGCCAGCGTGGACGGCGCCACCACCGGGCAGCAGTTCCGGTACATCACGCTCCCGCTGCTGCGCCCCATCATGTTCGTCGCGATCACCCTGACGCTCATCGGGAACCTGCAGCTGTTCGAGGAACCGTACATCATCGCGGGCGATTCGGGCGGCATCGGCAGCGTGGCCCTCACGACCGTCATGTACATGTACCGCACGTACAACTTCTACGGCGACGCCGGACTCGCCGCCGCCATGTCGTGGCTGCTGTTCATCCTGATCGGCGCCCTGACCCTCGTGAACAACCGCATCTTCGGCAAGAGCCGACTCTCCGGGAGCGACTGA
- a CDS encoding carbohydrate ABC transporter permease, protein MAVTYTRPPAPAREGGALKPLGRGAALLLLVAGALLTVLPFYFMFVFATHSRSEIFNLPPPAWFGDHTPQNYDSLLGRTPFWRNLWNSLYLAVMATGTTLFFCSLAGYAFAMYNFRFRDGLFNVVLATLLIPNALNIVPFALIMQAFGWIDTPRALWVPGMAGAFGIFLMRQYIGSAIPRELVEAARIDGCSEFTIYRRIIVPLCGPAMATLGLVTFIASWNNFLGPLIIFRSAQTFTAPLALRSLQGLVNTDWGALMLGVGLTVLPLLVVFALASRQLIAGLTAGATKG, encoded by the coding sequence ATGGCCGTCACCTACACCCGCCCGCCCGCCCCCGCCCGTGAAGGCGGCGCCCTCAAGCCCCTCGGGCGCGGCGCGGCCCTGCTGCTGCTCGTCGCGGGCGCCCTCCTCACGGTGCTGCCCTTCTACTTCATGTTCGTGTTCGCCACGCACTCCCGCAGTGAGATCTTCAACCTCCCGCCGCCCGCGTGGTTCGGTGACCACACCCCGCAGAACTACGACAGCCTGCTCGGCCGCACGCCCTTCTGGCGGAACCTGTGGAACAGCCTGTACCTGGCCGTCATGGCGACCGGCACCACCCTGTTCTTCTGCTCGCTCGCCGGGTACGCCTTCGCGATGTACAACTTCCGGTTCCGTGACGGGCTGTTCAACGTGGTCCTCGCGACGCTGCTCATCCCGAACGCGCTGAACATCGTGCCGTTCGCGCTGATCATGCAGGCCTTCGGGTGGATCGACACGCCCCGCGCCCTGTGGGTGCCGGGCATGGCGGGCGCGTTCGGGATCTTCCTGATGCGGCAGTACATCGGTTCAGCCATCCCGCGCGAACTGGTCGAGGCGGCCCGCATCGACGGGTGCAGCGAGTTCACCATCTACCGCCGCATCATCGTGCCGCTGTGCGGTCCGGCCATGGCGACGCTGGGTCTCGTGACGTTCATCGCGTCGTGGAACAACTTCCTGGGGCCGCTCATCATCTTCCGAAGCGCGCAGACGTTCACGGCGCCGCTCGCGCTGCGCAGCCTGCAGGGCCTCGTGAACACCGACTGGGGCGCCCTGATGCTCGGGGTGGGCCTGACGGTGCTGCCGCTGCTGGTGGTGTTCGCCCTCGCGAGCCGTCAGCTGATCGCGGGCCTGACCGCCGGGGCCACCAAGGGATGA
- a CDS encoding GH1 family beta-glucosidase has protein sequence MSIPETAINARPQPSVLTRHDFPAGFRFGVATSSYQIEGAAHEDGRGPSIWDTFCREPGRISDGSSGDIACDHYHRWPEDLDLIRSLGVDAYRFSVAWPRIQPTGSGAVNAAGLDFYERLVDGMLERGLSPYATLYHWDLPQALQDAGGWDNRETAHRFAEYARIFAERLGDRVRSYATLNEPWCSSILSYQIGEHAPGLRDRRAALSAAHHLLLGHGEAVLALRSVVQQAEVGIVLNLNPAYPATTSPADAAAARSFDGEFNRWFLEPLLVGEYPRDTWEAYGQDVPDVHPGDLQTIRQPLDFMGVNYYSRGLISASGPARAEQSEFTAMDWEVYPQGLTDLLVRLKTDYLVPPIYITENGAAYHDVLEGDDVHDTARVRYFETHLNAVRAAADQGVDVRGYFAWSLMDNFEWAHGYSKRFGLVYVDYGDQRRILKDSAKWYRSLASSEARDD, from the coding sequence ATGAGCATCCCCGAAACCGCCATCAACGCCCGCCCGCAGCCGAGCGTGCTGACCCGCCACGACTTTCCCGCCGGGTTCCGCTTCGGGGTCGCGACCTCCTCGTACCAGATCGAGGGTGCCGCGCACGAGGACGGACGCGGCCCGTCCATCTGGGACACCTTCTGCCGCGAGCCGGGCCGCATCTCGGACGGCAGCAGCGGCGACATCGCCTGCGACCATTACCACCGCTGGCCCGAGGACCTCGACCTGATCCGCTCGCTCGGCGTGGACGCGTACCGCTTCTCGGTCGCGTGGCCGCGCATCCAGCCGACCGGGTCGGGCGCCGTCAACGCGGCCGGCCTCGACTTCTACGAGCGCCTGGTGGACGGCATGCTCGAACGCGGCCTGAGCCCCTACGCGACCCTGTACCACTGGGACCTGCCGCAGGCCCTGCAGGACGCGGGCGGCTGGGACAACCGCGAGACCGCGCACCGCTTCGCGGAGTACGCCCGGATCTTCGCGGAGCGCCTCGGGGACCGCGTCCGCAGCTACGCGACCCTCAACGAGCCGTGGTGCAGCAGCATCCTCAGCTACCAGATCGGGGAGCACGCGCCCGGCCTGCGCGACCGCCGCGCCGCCCTGAGCGCCGCGCACCACCTGCTGCTCGGGCACGGCGAGGCCGTCCTCGCCCTGCGCAGCGTCGTGCAGCAGGCCGAGGTCGGCATCGTCCTGAACCTCAACCCCGCGTACCCCGCCACGACCTCCCCGGCCGACGCGGCCGCCGCGCGCAGCTTCGACGGCGAATTCAACCGCTGGTTCCTGGAACCGCTGCTCGTCGGCGAGTACCCGCGCGACACCTGGGAAGCGTACGGCCAGGACGTGCCGGACGTGCACCCCGGCGACCTGCAGACCATCCGGCAGCCGCTGGACTTCATGGGCGTCAACTACTACAGCCGCGGGCTGATCTCCGCCAGCGGCCCGGCCCGCGCGGAGCAGTCGGAGTTCACCGCGATGGACTGGGAAGTGTACCCGCAGGGCCTCACGGACCTGCTCGTGCGCCTGAAGACGGACTACCTCGTGCCGCCCATCTACATCACCGAGAACGGCGCGGCGTACCACGACGTGCTGGAGGGCGACGACGTGCACGACACGGCGCGCGTCCGGTACTTCGAGACGCACCTGAACGCCGTGCGTGCCGCGGCCGATCAGGGCGTGGACGTGCGCGGGTACTTCGCGTGGAGCCTGATGGACAACTTCGAGTGGGCGCACGGGTACAGCAAACGCTTCGGGCTGGTGTACGTGGATTACGGCGATCAGCGCCGCATCCTGAAGGACAGCGCGAAATGGTACCGGTCGCTCGCGAGCAGCGAGGCCCGTGACGACTGA
- a CDS encoding glycoside hydrolase family 3 protein produces the protein MTTDAPAGRRSGGAGRALAVGTVLALPFLLQGPARATPPAAPAPYRDAALSPQVRAADLLARMTLAEKVGQMTQAERGVLPDPQDVTRAMLGSVLSGGGSAPTPNTPAGWADMVDAYQRAALATRLGIPVLYGTDAVHGHGNLKGAVLYPHNIGLGATRDPALVQAVARATAEEVAATGANWTFSPCLCVARDVRWGRTYESFGERPELVSDMAVAVTGYQGAPGDRARVLATAKHFLGDGGTTYGSSTTGDYLLDQGDTRLSEAQLGALHLPPYRAAVRAGVGSVMASFSSWNGTRMHAQRHLLTDVLKGQLGFQGFVVSDWAGIDQIAPDYPLAVRTAVNAGIDMVMVPNDYRRFMTTLTAEVEAGRVPTSRIDDAVTRILVQKFRLGLFEHPFTDRSLAAGVGSSAHRALARRAVQESQVLLKNDGVLPIRANVKRLLVTGSSADDLGRQMGGWSVTWQGASGPTRSGTTILAGLRAGAPAGTKVEYRAAVDAATARRYDLAVVVVGEAPYAEGKGDTDDLSLNAADHDLARTVCAATRCVLVVVSGRPLLVTDLLPRVHALVAAWLPGTEGGGVADTLYGRAGFTGRLPVTWPDTNAQVPVGRPRDAGRTMFPYGAGPTR, from the coding sequence GTGACGACTGACGCCCCCGCCGGGCGGCGATCCGGCGGTGCGGGCCGGGCACTCGCCGTGGGCACGGTGCTGGCCTTGCCGTTCCTGCTGCAGGGCCCGGCCCGTGCCACCCCGCCCGCCGCCCCGGCCCCGTACCGGGACGCGGCCCTCAGCCCGCAGGTGCGCGCGGCGGACCTCCTGGCCCGCATGACGCTCGCCGAGAAGGTCGGGCAGATGACGCAGGCGGAACGCGGCGTGCTGCCCGACCCGCAGGACGTGACGCGCGCCATGCTCGGCAGCGTCCTGTCCGGCGGGGGGAGTGCCCCCACCCCCAACACGCCCGCCGGGTGGGCCGACATGGTGGACGCCTACCAGCGGGCCGCGCTCGCCACGCGGCTCGGCATTCCCGTCCTGTACGGCACTGACGCCGTGCACGGGCACGGGAACCTGAAGGGAGCGGTCCTCTACCCGCACAACATCGGGCTGGGCGCCACGCGCGACCCGGCGCTCGTGCAGGCCGTCGCGCGCGCCACGGCCGAGGAGGTCGCCGCGACCGGCGCGAACTGGACCTTCAGCCCCTGCCTGTGCGTCGCGCGCGACGTGCGCTGGGGCCGCACCTACGAGAGCTTCGGGGAACGCCCGGAGCTCGTGAGCGACATGGCGGTCGCCGTGACCGGGTACCAGGGCGCGCCGGGCGACCGGGCGCGCGTTCTCGCCACCGCGAAGCACTTCCTGGGGGACGGCGGCACCACCTACGGCAGCAGCACCACCGGCGACTACCTCCTCGACCAGGGCGACACCCGGCTCAGCGAGGCGCAGCTCGGCGCGCTGCACCTCCCGCCGTACCGGGCGGCCGTCCGGGCCGGCGTGGGAAGCGTCATGGCGTCCTTCTCCAGCTGGAACGGCACGCGCATGCACGCGCAGCGGCACCTGCTGACCGACGTGCTGAAGGGCCAGCTGGGCTTCCAGGGCTTCGTGGTGAGCGACTGGGCGGGCATCGACCAGATCGCGCCCGACTACCCGCTCGCCGTGCGGACCGCCGTCAACGCCGGGATCGACATGGTGATGGTCCCCAACGACTACCGGCGCTTCATGACGACCCTCACCGCCGAGGTCGAGGCGGGCCGCGTCCCCACCTCCCGCATCGACGACGCCGTGACGCGCATCCTAGTGCAGAAATTCCGTCTGGGGCTGTTCGAGCACCCGTTCACGGACCGTTCGCTCGCGGCGGGCGTGGGGTCCAGTGCGCACCGCGCCCTCGCGCGCCGCGCCGTGCAGGAATCCCAGGTGCTCCTGAAGAACGACGGCGTGCTGCCCATCCGCGCGAACGTGAAGCGCCTCCTCGTGACCGGCAGTAGCGCCGACGATCTCGGGCGGCAGATGGGCGGCTGGAGCGTCACGTGGCAGGGCGCGTCCGGCCCCACCCGCAGCGGCACCACCATCCTGGCAGGCCTGCGGGCCGGGGCGCCCGCCGGAACGAAGGTCGAGTACCGCGCGGCCGTGGACGCCGCCACCGCGCGCCGTTACGACCTCGCGGTGGTGGTGGTCGGCGAGGCGCCCTACGCCGAGGGCAAGGGAGACACGGACGACCTGAGCCTGAACGCGGCGGACCACGACCTCGCCCGGACCGTGTGCGCCGCGACGCGCTGCGTGCTGGTCGTGGTGTCGGGCCGACCGCTGCTCGTGACGGACCTGCTGCCGCGCGTGCACGCCCTGGTGGCCGCGTGGCTGCCCGGCACGGAAGGTGGAGGCGTCGCCGACACCCTCTACGGCCGTGCGGGGTTCACGGGCCGCCTGCCGGTGACGTGGCCGGACACCAACGCGCAGGTCCCGGTCGGACGCCCCAGGGACGCGGGCAGGACAATGTTTCCGTACGGAGCGGGCCCGACGCGCTGA
- a CDS encoding alpha-amylase family glycosyl hydrolase — MQNKPFAGRFGALAALTLTLSACGLQQSGPTPTARAWQDEVIYFALTDRFSNGDPSNDNGSNRDAGDRLDRSNPLGWHGGDWKGLKAKIDSGYFRDLGATALWISPVVLQVPAIPVGDGPNTGKLFAGFHGYWAEDFFRTDPHFGTQADLKALVDSAHAHGLKVIQDVVVNHAGYGSALTTQHPDWFHTQADCDASSNKDQDCALAGLPDFRQNVPAVTTYLNDFVTYWQKNVGIDGLRIDTMKHVTDDYWRQFFAAGGAGDPAKLWSVGEVFNGDPAVLARYMDVLGSPSVFDFALYFAVKDNLSTGSGNLDALADVFARDSAYRDPSRLTTFVDNHDVPRFVSEVQTRGGSGSEARERLDLALSLMFASRGTPSLYQGTEIAQQGKGDPYNYALGEGNREDMDFTAVAGSSTAARIRALTSARAASPALRHGAQQELWRPNGGAPIYAFRRVPAATDSGSTPVVAVLNNGNTDLNLATLPGGGIPLLGTFAQSTLRELTGRTTNLSVQDGKLVGTVPARTLLMVTGTAGTGAGTTVNAALPDVTALTATPGDGAVGLSWTAATSADVTGYRVYQRANGGEERLLNFAPLPATTRSSVARSLTNGTAYTFRVVGVDAQGRESKGTTVSSTPSTASTVKVTFTVDARTQGNSTVELRRFDTGGQISYPMTQTARGIWKTDIDLPLYREVKFKFGNSSGGVKNSGYEAPGQSDRSLTVTPGATYTGTYDYISRPVPTTTVEGRVTGGGTPLAGALVEGNDPAFDYAYTFADGTYTALTSGQQTLKASAAAYTTSAPRTATAPATGIDFDLSRDLRTRYTIDGNLSDWTSPKLKLSSPDAGVFGADNNWLTLQADSDDTYLYLAYTYRVSGNSALLYLDTRTGGAMKADTFDAWPRAANLAGGADYFIARYENQAAQLRRIDSDTATTELPAAGYLQASSGTLPEQSFEVAIPWTSLGFSGRPTTPIRLYGGVFGGDNYGAGDIIPDAGSTPPGANTIGSDADKRRANFTEGLTFTP; from the coding sequence ATGCAAAACAAACCGTTTGCCGGGCGCTTCGGTGCCCTGGCCGCCCTGACACTCACCCTGTCGGCCTGCGGCCTCCAGCAGTCTGGCCCCACACCCACCGCCCGCGCCTGGCAGGACGAAGTCATCTACTTCGCCCTGACCGACCGGTTCAGCAACGGCGACCCCAGCAACGACAACGGCAGCAACCGCGATGCGGGCGACCGCCTCGACCGCAGCAACCCGCTCGGCTGGCACGGCGGGGACTGGAAGGGCCTGAAAGCCAAGATCGACAGCGGGTACTTCCGCGACCTCGGCGCGACCGCCCTCTGGATCAGCCCGGTCGTGCTGCAGGTTCCCGCCATTCCCGTGGGCGACGGTCCCAACACCGGCAAACTCTTCGCCGGATTCCACGGGTACTGGGCCGAGGACTTCTTCAGGACCGACCCGCACTTCGGAACGCAGGCAGACCTCAAGGCCCTGGTGGACAGCGCGCACGCGCACGGGCTGAAAGTCATTCAGGACGTGGTCGTGAACCACGCCGGGTACGGGTCGGCCCTCACCACGCAGCACCCCGACTGGTTCCACACGCAGGCCGACTGCGACGCCAGCAGCAACAAGGACCAGGACTGCGCACTGGCGGGCCTGCCCGACTTCCGGCAGAACGTGCCCGCCGTGACCACGTACCTGAACGACTTCGTGACGTACTGGCAGAAGAACGTCGGCATCGATGGGCTGCGCATCGACACCATGAAGCACGTCACGGACGACTACTGGCGGCAGTTCTTCGCGGCGGGCGGCGCGGGCGACCCGGCGAAACTCTGGTCGGTCGGCGAGGTGTTCAACGGCGACCCGGCCGTGCTGGCCCGCTACATGGACGTGCTCGGCTCGCCCAGCGTCTTCGATTTCGCGCTGTATTTCGCCGTGAAGGACAACCTGAGCACCGGGTCCGGGAACCTTGACGCGCTCGCGGACGTGTTCGCGCGGGACAGCGCGTACCGTGACCCGTCCCGGCTGACGACCTTCGTGGACAACCACGACGTGCCGCGCTTCGTGTCGGAAGTCCAGACCCGGGGTGGAAGCGGTTCCGAGGCGCGCGAGCGGCTCGACCTAGCCCTCAGCCTGATGTTCGCGTCACGCGGCACCCCCAGCCTGTACCAGGGCACCGAGATCGCCCAGCAGGGCAAGGGCGACCCGTACAACTACGCGCTCGGCGAAGGCAACCGCGAGGACATGGACTTCACGGCCGTCGCGGGCAGCAGCACCGCCGCCCGCATCCGCGCCCTCACCTCCGCGAGAGCGGCCAGCCCCGCGCTGCGGCACGGCGCGCAGCAGGAACTGTGGCGTCCGAACGGCGGCGCGCCCATCTACGCCTTCCGCCGCGTCCCGGCCGCCACGGACTCCGGCAGCACGCCCGTCGTCGCGGTGCTCAACAACGGCAACACCGACCTGAACCTCGCCACCCTTCCCGGCGGCGGCATCCCGCTCCTCGGCACCTTCGCGCAGAGCACGCTCCGGGAACTCACGGGCCGCACCACCAACCTCAGCGTGCAGGACGGGAAACTCGTCGGCACCGTCCCTGCCCGCACGCTCCTCATGGTGACCGGCACGGCCGGAACCGGCGCGGGCACCACCGTGAACGCCGCCCTGCCGGACGTGACTGCCCTCACCGCCACGCCCGGCGACGGCGCGGTGGGCCTCAGCTGGACGGCCGCCACCAGCGCCGACGTGACCGGCTACCGCGTGTACCAGCGCGCGAACGGCGGCGAGGAACGCCTCCTGAACTTCGCGCCGCTGCCCGCCACCACCCGCAGCTCCGTCGCCCGCAGCCTCACCAACGGCACTGCGTACACCTTCCGCGTGGTCGGCGTGGACGCCCAGGGCCGCGAGAGCAAGGGCACGACCGTCAGCAGCACCCCCAGCACCGCCAGCACCGTCAAGGTCACCTTCACGGTCGACGCCCGCACCCAGGGCAACAGCACCGTCGAACTGCGCCGCTTCGACACCGGCGGCCAGATCAGCTACCCCATGACACAGACCGCGCGCGGCATCTGGAAGACCGACATCGACCTGCCGCTCTACCGCGAAGTGAAGTTCAAGTTCGGGAACAGCTCCGGTGGCGTCAAGAACAGCGGCTACGAGGCCCCCGGCCAGTCTGACCGCAGCCTCACCGTCACGCCCGGCGCGACGTACACCGGCACGTACGACTACATCAGCCGCCCCGTCCCCACCACCACCGTCGAGGGCCGCGTCACGGGCGGCGGCACCCCCCTCGCGGGCGCCCTCGTGGAAGGCAACGACCCCGCCTTCGACTACGCCTACACCTTCGCGGACGGAACGTACACCGCCCTCACGAGCGGCCAGCAGACCCTGAAGGCCAGCGCCGCCGCGTACACCACCAGCGCCCCCCGCACCGCCACCGCGCCCGCCACCGGCATCGACTTCGACCTGAGCCGCGACCTGCGGACCCGCTACACCATCGACGGGAACCTCAGCGACTGGACCAGCCCGAAACTCAAACTCAGCAGCCCGGACGCCGGCGTGTTCGGCGCGGACAACAACTGGCTCACCCTGCAGGCCGACAGTGACGACACGTACCTGTACCTCGCCTACACGTACCGTGTCAGCGGCAACAGCGCCCTCCTGTACCTCGACACCAGGACCGGCGGCGCCATGAAGGCCGACACCTTCGACGCCTGGCCGCGCGCCGCGAACCTCGCGGGCGGCGCCGACTACTTTATCGCCCGCTACGAGAACCAGGCCGCGCAGCTGCGCCGCATCGACAGCGACACCGCCACCACCGAACTGCCCGCCGCCGGGTACCTGCAGGCGAGCAGTGGCACCCTGCCGGAACAGAGCTTCGAGGTCGCCATCCCCTGGACGAGCCTCGGCTTCAGCGGCAGACCCACCACGCCCATCCGGCTGTACGGCGGCGTGTTCGGCGGCGACAACTACGGCGCGGGCGACATCATTCCCGACGCGGGCAGCACCCCGCCCGGCGCGAACACCATCGGCAGCGACGCCGACAAACGCCGCGCGAACTTCACCGAGGGCCTGACCTTCACCCCCTGA
- a CDS encoding IclR family transcriptional regulator: MPSPSLLSGAVDVLTAFDADHTEWRLSDLSRHLDVPTSTLHEQLLALCETGLLLRVGRGRYRLGWRLLKLSSALYGSLPWYAPAHAAMERVARGTHRLAFLCVLDGEDRVLCIARSVQGRDGPPVAGELDYQLPAHATASGKLLLAYAGRPLPRPAVTFTPGTVTDAGTWDVQAREIRAQGYAVTADEWATGTASLAVPLRGADGGVLAALGVSVPTPRLRERHSLLRALHGAADDLNWTLGWRPPRATHG; this comes from the coding sequence ATGCCTTCCCCTTCCCTGCTGTCCGGCGCGGTGGACGTCCTGACGGCCTTCGACGCGGACCACACCGAGTGGCGCCTGTCGGACCTGTCGCGGCATCTGGACGTGCCGACGAGCACCCTGCACGAGCAGTTGCTGGCACTGTGCGAGACGGGCCTGCTGCTGCGTGTCGGGCGGGGCCGCTACCGGCTGGGCTGGCGGCTCCTGAAACTGTCGAGCGCCCTGTACGGCAGCCTGCCGTGGTATGCCCCGGCGCACGCGGCGATGGAACGCGTGGCGCGCGGCACGCACCGCCTGGCGTTCCTGTGCGTGCTGGACGGCGAGGACCGGGTGCTGTGCATCGCGCGGAGCGTGCAGGGCCGTGACGGTCCGCCGGTGGCGGGCGAACTGGATTACCAGTTGCCCGCGCACGCGACCGCGAGCGGGAAGCTGCTCCTCGCGTACGCCGGGCGTCCCCTGCCGCGCCCGGCGGTGACGTTCACGCCCGGTACCGTCACGGACGCGGGCACCTGGGACGTACAGGCGCGGGAGATCCGTGCGCAGGGGTACGCGGTCACGGCGGACGAGTGGGCGACCGGCACGGCAAGCCTCGCGGTGCCGCTGCGCGGCGCGGACGGCGGGGTGCTGGCCGCGCTGGGCGTCAGCGTCCCGACCCCGCGCCTGCGCGAGCGGCACTCGCTGCTGCGGGCCCTGCACGGCGCGGCGGACGACCTGAACTGGACGCTCGGGTGGCGGCCCCCCCGCGCCACGCACGGTTGA